AAAATTCTCGATCGCCTGGCCGTCCGCTCCATTGAGCAGGAAGCCGATATTCACGCCCTGAGGAGTATTGTAAAGTAATCACATCCTACGCTGTTTTGCCGGGCTCCTCCCCGGATTCGGCCAGCAGTTCGCCGGCGGGGATGTTGAAGAGTTGTTCGAAACGTTGAGCTACAGCCCAAGAAGGGTCACTTTTACCGCGTTCTATGTCGCTATAATGCCGTTGACTTATGCCGATGAGTTTTGCTATCTCTGTTTGGCTATACTTTTTTTGCAAACGAAGGTTTCTAAGGTAGTTTCTCATTTTACCGCCACCTTGTTAGCGATTACATCGCTAACATTAAGTAGATTATATAGCGATGAAATCGCTAAGTCAATAGGTTTTTACAATTTTTTTCTGGAGTTGTTTTATGGCCACTTTTCAGGAGCGTCTGCGTGAACTAAGAAAAACACGTAAACTTTCACAGACTAAGCTGGCTGCCGAAGTTGGTATAAGTCAAAGAGTGATTTCAGATTTTGAAAATGGTACCGGCTTGCCAAGCTTTAATGTACTCATCGCCCTCGCCGACTTCTTCGACGTTTCCCTCGACTACCTGGTGGGCCGCTCCGACGACCCCAGGCGGAAGTAAGTCATATTGTCTTTCATGATAAGGAGAGAATGAATTATGGAAAAGGTTTTAAATGAAATCCTGGGTAAACTCGATTCTCTTGAGCAAGGTCATCGGCAACTAAGGCAAGAACTCAAAACAGACATAAAAACCATCAACGGCGAACTCGAATCCCTGAACAGGCGCATTGGCAATCTTGAAGAGAACCAGGTTAGACTCGAATCCAAAGTAGATAAACTGGAACTTCGCATCGAAAACGAAGTCATTGGCAAAATCCGTGCCCTCTTAAACGGTTATACCCTGCGTGGCGACCAGA
This DNA window, taken from Bacillota bacterium, encodes the following:
- a CDS encoding helix-turn-helix transcriptional regulator, yielding MRNYLRNLRLQKKYSQTEIAKLIGISQRHYSDIERGKSDPSWAVAQRFEQLFNIPAGELLAESGEEPGKTA
- a CDS encoding helix-turn-helix transcriptional regulator, with translation MATFQERLRELRKTRKLSQTKLAAEVGISQRVISDFENGTGLPSFNVLIALADFFDVSLDYLVGRSDDPRRK